Proteins encoded within one genomic window of Gallus gallus isolate bGalGal1 chromosome 1, bGalGal1.mat.broiler.GRCg7b, whole genome shotgun sequence:
- the LOC124417400 gene encoding uncharacterized protein LOC124417400 isoform X1, which translates to MGRCRPAAGGLRPRCSHGAQVSEGGSARPGSFRDCAGRPGRRGGSKGTPYPGRTAAISGRVGGRRRRRELRALWGGSLAGVCVQTDCSFSPRFSNFSFSAGCSGLKGSLSRVSSLWHLSDVRAEVPLAGFLAVAFVASVNKLPGYCVEFRLPLIIVKPRRDLFEVEGHHPAGFATRLIKNAHSRTPQALHTRQCRRHKNATWERAVSCCCIICLKGKRLFPGHTHKIFP; encoded by the exons ATGGGCCGCTGCCGCCCGG CCGCCGGAGGGCTGAGGCCTCGCTGCTCGCACGGGGCTCAGGTGAGCGAAGGCGGCtccgcccggcccggctccTTCCGTGACTGTGCGGGGAGGCCTGGGCGGAGAGGCGGCTCCAAGGGGACCCCCTATCCCGGCCGCACCGCCGCCATTTCGGGGCGCGTCGGGGGGCGAAGGCGCCGGCGGGAGCTGCGGGCGCTGTGGGGAGGTTCGCTCGCGGGCGTTTGTGTGCAGACGGACTGCAGCTTTTCCCCTCGTTTCTCAAACTTCTCGTTCAGCGCCGGCTGCTCCGGCCTGAAGGGATCTTTAAGCCGTGTGAGCTCTCTTTGGCATCTGTCGGACGTGAGGGCTGAAGTGCCGCTAGCCGGTTTTCTCGCGGTTGCGTTCGTGGCTTCTGTTAACAAACTTCCAGGCTATTGCGTTGAGTTCCGATTGCCGCTGATAATCGTGAAGCCCCGCCGAGATCTCTTTGAGGTGGAAGGGCATCACCCTGCTGGGTTTGCCACACGATTAATTAAAAACGCAC ACTCGCGCACGCCTCAGGCTTTGCACACACGTCAGTGCCGAAGGCATAAAAATGCCACCTGGGAGCGTGCAGTGAGCTGCTGTTGCATCATTTGTCTGAAGGGAAAACGGTTGTTCCCAGGTCACACACACAAGATCTTCCCCtaa